TTCCCCACGGCCCGTGAATCCAGCATTACCTCCTACCATCGGTTTGGAGGTGGCGctaccagcagcagcaactctccgatgtatgaatgggtgtgtttTAGGCCTCCTGTAAACTCTGGCTTGTGGGCCTAGAATATAATATATTTAGCTAGTATGGGACTGTTTGGTTGCTATCAACCTTGAATCACACCCCCTATCCTAGTTTCCGCCACCCCCCGGGGCTTCACGACGAAGGTACAATCACAACGTGATGCTAGTCAGTAGTGCTTAGCTAGCTAGCGGCTAGCACCTTTAGTTACCATCCGCGTAGTTACTCTAAATTTGTGGGGGACTAAAAAAATCCCAAGTTTAATAAGGTGAGCAACATGTGTGATACTTTTATCTATTAATTCATTTCAGAATGGACCTTAATTTCTACTCTGAGCTGTCGGACGGTTGTACTCAAAATGTTGACTCAGAGTTTTTGGATCACCAGGCATATGGAGGATACTCACAGGGAAATAAGGTAAGCTACCGGCACCGGTGTTTCTACTAGAGGGCTCTGACTAAAACTATCCAACCATCACTTTAGCAGTTTAGAGCTAAcgatgtgtgtttttgttttagttttcagAAGGCAACGACGGTTACCTCACCATCAGCGGAGCAGGGCACCCGTTTTTGTCTTCAGAGGTGAGCGGGTTACATTGAAGCGGCATGATGGTACAGTAGTACTAAGTACTGAGCCTTTGTTACTCTAGTAAGTACTAACTCATTACGTCTTCTCTTTCACATACAGCAGACATTTCATACGCCTAGTCTTGGGGATGAAGTTTTCGAGATTCCCCCGATTTCCCTTGACCCGGACCCATCCTTGGGCATCAGTGATGCGGTGGCCCACTTCGAGCTGACAGATGGGTCAGAGGGAACTGGGGGACATTCGGGCTCCCGTAGCCTTGTTAGCAACCTTGTAGTGGAAGCCAATGACCCTTCCTTTGCTTCCACCTTTGTGAACTctggctctcaaggcctggagcaGCAGAACCTTGGGGCTATGGGCCAATCAGGAGGAGGAGCCCTGCTGAGCTCTTCTGCACTGGTGAGTGCCTTACTGTGGATCCGCACACAGAATACTGCTTGTTGAATTCACTAAAgatttatttgaattttcttttcttctaatCCCCCAACAGGAGCTGGGCAGCTCTAGTGGTTCACACTTCAGTAGTTCTTCCCCCATGACCATTGATGTTCAGCTCTGTGGCATTGGTCATGGTCTTTTGGGTGGTCATCTTACTACTATTAACCAGTCAGAGCTTTCACTGGGTCTGGGGGGTGAAAATATTGGCCACCCTTCTGAAGCACCCAAGCAGCCTCTGTCAGCAACGCCATCCCCAGCAGGCTCCTTACAGGACGAGGACATGGATGACTTCAAGGTGAGAAGAAACATCTGTATAGTCATTGGACCTATCACAGTCAGTCTGTTATTGGAACTGTAACTTGCGTACAAGTTATAGTCCAACTTTTATAGTAGTGTACTGGATTCAACCTTCCTATTTTTGTATGTATCTTAAAACAAAATCTAACATAAAACAAAGGTAactaagattaagattaagataatgtttatttgtcacatgcacagttatacacagtacaatgcacagtgaaatgtattttgtacctgcaaccatatatacacacacatataaataagaagaagaataaaaaaaaaaaaaaaaaagtaattcacactatacactatactctatatactatacactatacacacttttataaattataatatttacattgtgcaataatggtccagttagggctcagagttgagcagacggatggcttgtgggtaaaaactcttcttcaacctttcagtcttagtcctcaggcagcggtaacgccggcctgatgggagcagggagaagagagagtgttcggggtggctgggctgttttaggatcttcatggccctcagcctgcactgcttggtgtaaatgtcctgcaggttggggagggtggttctgatggtccgttcagctgaacgaaccaccctttttagggccatgaagtcctgcttggtgcagtttcccatccaggtggtgatgctcccacgcatgatgctctcgatggtgcaggtgtaaaagttcctgagcaccttgagtgggagcttgaagtctctcagccgcctgaggaggtagagacgctgtctggccttcttcacagtgatgtttatgtgatgagtccaggacaggtcctgtgagatggtcactcccaggtatttgaaagtgtccactctttccacctcagcaccactgatgacaagtggatggtagtccctctgctgcttcctgctgaagtccacgatcagttccttcgttttgctgacgttgagcaggaggtggttctcctggcaccagttctccaggcgggagacctctctcctgtaggctgtctcctcattgtgagagattagttccacaacagcagtgtcgtcagcaaacttgatgatgacgttggactctgacgtggcctcgcagtcatgggtgtacagtgagtacagcagagggctgagcacacagccttggggggatccagtgttgagggtgagggaggatgaggtgaggtgacccactcgtaccacctgtggtctgctggtcaggaagctgtaaacccacctgcacagggatgggcccaggcccaggtccagcagcttagagaccagcctggagggaactatggtgttgaatgctgagctgtaatctacaaacagcactctcacatagttccccttaccagtgtctatgtgtgaaagggtcttgtggaggaggaaggatatggcgtcgtctgtggatctgtctggccggtatgcaaactgtagtgggtcgagggtggtgggcagtgaggaggtgatgaatgtcttgatgagtctctcaaaacttGAGTAAACACAAAGTctagttaaagaaaaaagaattgcCCCTTAGTTATTAaattctaataaataataaaagactGTTATAACTGGCTGCAGCTAGAATAAACACACCTGTGTCTGAGCAGTACATgattagtttagtttattattgtGTATTATTATATACAGGTAACAATCGCACATCACTACTGACAATGATATTCTTAGGCCTTCTCCTGCCAGAAAGACTTTTTACAGTTTGTCTGTTTTAATGGAAAGCATATTTTCCCAAACATAACccattaacagtttttttttatctgcataaacatccatccatgaaAAAAATTCATTTCTGGTTTCATACAGAAACAAAACTCAAGTTTTGTGTTTGATTCTCAGTTCAAGCTCACAAACTCTCCAATGTGGCTGCAATAAGGCAATCCTGCAAAGACTAACAGATGATGTCAGACTGATCTGTAGTTCTTGAAAGCTTTGcgttgctgttgttgctgcttaATGAGGCACATTTTGCTCATAGGTTTGGAGGGTCCATTACTCCTTAGCATCAGTGATgcaaatttcctttttttttaatgcatacaTTTATCACTTTATTTCTTAGAGGCTCTGACAGAGTTTAGCAGGAGttatggaaaaaaatccagaagaaATTCAGAGGAGGTGAAATACATTATAACAGGACTGTATACAACAGCTAATGTGTGCGCTCCCATTTCTCcaactgtttctgtttcttgtcAGAAGAGTGTGCTGGTAGACTCTCCAATGTCTCTCTCGTCTTCCTCTGGCCTCCTCAACATGTCGCACCACCCGGCTCCTCCATCATCCATTTCCCCTGCTACGGCCCGGAGGGGTGGGGGCAAACCCGCTGCACTAGCCTCAGCGAGTGTGATGGCGGGCccgaagaaaggaaggaagaagaaagacCCCAATGAGCCACAGAAGCCAGTTTCAGCTTACGCTCTGTTCTTCAGAGACACCCAGGCAGCGATTAAAGGCCAGAACCCCAATGCTTCTTTCGGGGAGGTGTCAAAGATCGTGGCCTCCATGTGGGACAGCCTGGCTGAGGAACAGAAACAGGTGTGTGCACGGTTATTTCTTCACTGACACACAAAGAAGGAATGTGTAGAATCCCTCTTTAATATGTCAGCATTTACTATAGTTCATTTAGaaaaactgcatctatgtaAAACAAgtgaacttgtttttttttcttgtttaggtGTACAAGAGGAAGACAGAAGCAGCCAAAAGGGAGTATTTGAAAGCGCTCGCAGCTTACAGAGCTAACCAGCTCTCACAGGTAACATGTTGTCCTCTGAAGGAAATCCAGCTGATTGCTGCGCTTCTTTCAACTCActtttctgatttatttaatGTGGCCTCATTCCAGCCAGCTACTGAGGAGATGGAAACTGCCCCTTCGCCACCTTCACCTGTGGTTAACTCAACTCCTGCACCCCTTCCCTCTGCCGGCCACCAGGTAGCCCGTGTGGCAAGCAGCAACATGGAAGAAAACACCATTACTAATATTTGTGCCTCCAACATCATCCTGGACGTCCCAGAGGTGACCACACGTTCCCGCACAGGGGCAAACAAAGCTTCTACTCCAGCAGCTTCAGTTGCCCCCACCCAGACCATCACCAAGATCATAATCCCCAAGCACATTCTGCAGGGAGGGGGGCAGGTGGTGACTGTGTTGCCTGGAGGGGTCCACGCCTTGCAGCCTACCCTCGTGGTATCGGGCGCCTCACGTCAGCCGCCGCCATTGCAGCAGATGCAGAATGCACCGCCTCCGCCTCGGCTCCAGCAGATGGCACCAGCACCTCCACCCTTACAGGCCAAACCTCGGGAGGGAACACCCGGCCACCCTGTGTCCATCACAGCTACACCCCCTCCTCCACTTCAAATAAAAATAGTTCCTGCCCCCATTCAGGGCAAAGAGGCCCTGCCAATTATTGTCCCCAGTACAGCAGCTGgctcatctgctgcaaccacaTCTGCCCAGGCTGCACCTGTTGTCTCAGTGCTGCAAGTGGAGGATTCTGCTGAGACATCAGGCAATCCAGACGATGATGATGTTACAGAAGTACTGCCATCAGAAGAGGTAAACCAGGTTCTTCTCAACTTAGCAGTTGCCTCTTTTATCTAATTTGTCTTGATTTAATTAATAaggatgtttcagtttttcaaagctctcataatttttttaaagacatccCTTCCTGTCACTGAGTATAGTGCAGACCTATTAAAGAACAAATAATGTTactaattaatattttaatgttaGATATACCAGTTCATTCATCCTACCTGTTGTTTTGTCTACAGCAAAAAtgcccatcttttttttttttttttttttttttaacatttttttactCTGATCACAAATTGATCCAAATATCTGGAGTTAGACACACTTCTTAaactaatgaataaataatgtatTCCTCATGACAGTAAATAATGGAGTAATAATCAGCTGCTCTCCAGTCAGACGCCCCATCCCTGGATGAACTTCAACTCCACCTTCTTGAAGTGCAGGAAGTGACTGTAGCCCTTGTTCTGCTCCGCAGCCTCAGGAAGTTCAGCCTAGCAGCACACGAAGCAGTTCTGCTTTTAGCAGCCTTCCAGCTCAAACTGGCTCTCAAGAGCAGAACAAGAGCTGCAGTCGAGAACGGTGGACAGCAGGGGCAGACTTTCTGAAGAGCAGCTCAAAGACTTTAGGTGCCGCTACAACAGCGAGCTGGTCGTCTCATATGTGGGAAACATGAGAAAAGAAAGTGCCAGAGATAtgttcagcattttatttgttgccTTAGATGATATGAAGGGATTGGATCATATAAATCTCTGAGGTGCCTGTCATCTGGAGCGTGAATCAGTGAAATGATGCAAGAAAATCCAAGAGTAGCTTCAGATACACTcataagaaaaatataaagatagGGGTggcattttaatcattttatcaGACAAACACTCATACAGGAGGCCACACAATGGACGACGCTTTGTTCAACAAGTGTTTCACTTTCTCTGTAATACAACAAAGAGATTTCACAGTCTATGCAAATTGGCAAAGCAGTCTGTACAGATGCTgtcaaaggtgctctatttaAATAGCATTAAGGCAGTGATTCAGGCTGACTTTGACACCAAAGAGTTCTCTTACCAACCCCCTTTCCCCTGTGACTAAAGATCATGCATGTTTATGtagttatatatattttattctcACTTCTGCTTTTAACGTGTCATAACATGGAGAAAAACATAGATGCGGCATCCTAGATCTGTGTGCAGTGTGCTGATATGaatctttgctctttttttttttttttttttttttcctctcaggaGGAGATGGAGGTGAGTGAGTCCCGTGACGCCGCTGCAGTGAAGACCGTGTGCGTGAGGGCAGGCTGCAACAACCCGGCAGTAGAGAGTGAAGACTGGGACAAAGAGTACTGCAGTAATGAATGTGTGGCCACTCACTGCAGGTGAGTGGAGGTCTGACACCtacatttatgttttgttttgagcaAACTTTAGAGAACCGCTCTTTAcgtgat
This portion of the Archocentrus centrarchus isolate MPI-CPG fArcCen1 chromosome 17, fArcCen1, whole genome shotgun sequence genome encodes:
- the tox4a gene encoding epidermal Langerhans cell protein LCP1-like isoform X2, whose product is MDLNFYSELSDGCTQNVDSEFLDHQAYGGYSQGNKFSEGNDGYLTISGAGHPFLSSEQTFHTPSLGDEVFEIPPISLDPDPSLGISDAVAHFELTDGSEGTGGHSGSRSLVSNLVVEANDPSFASTFVNSGSQGLEQQNLGAMGQSGGGALLSSSALELGSSSGSHFSSSSPMTIDVQLCGIGHGLLGGHLTTINQSELSLGLGGENIGHPSEAPKQPLSATPSPAGSLQDEDMDDFKSVLVDSPMSLSSSSGLLNMSHHPAPPSSISPATARRGGGKPAALASASVMAGPKKGRKKKDPNEPQKPVSAYALFFRDTQAAIKGQNPNASFGEVSKIVASMWDSLAEEQKQVYKRKTEAAKREYLKALAAYRANQLSQPATEEMETAPSPPSPVVNSTPAPLPSAGHQVARVASSNMEENTITNICASNIILDVPEVTTRSRTGANKASTPAASVAPTQTITKIIIPKHILQGGGQVVTVLPGGVHALQPTLVVSGASRQPPPLQQMQNAPPPPRLQQMAPAPPPLQAKPREGTPGHPVSITATPPPPLQIKIVPAPIQGKEALPIIVPSTAAGSSAATTSAQAAPVVSVLQVEDSAETSGNPDDDDVTEVLPSEEEEMEVSESRDAAAVKTVCVRAGCNNPAVESEDWDKEYCSNECVATHCRDVFKAWCSIRNQNMGTVK
- the tox4a gene encoding epidermal Langerhans cell protein LCP1-like isoform X3, with product MDLNFYSELSDGCTQNVDSEFLDHQAYGGYSQGNKFSEGNDGYLTISGAGHPFLSSETFHTPSLGDEVFEIPPISLDPDPSLGISDAVAHFELTDGSEGTGGHSGSRSLVSNLVVEANDPSFASTFVNSGSQGLEQQNLGAMGQSGGGALLSSSALELGSSSGSHFSSSSPMTIDVQLCGIGHGLLGGHLTTINQSELSLGLGGENIGHPSEAPKQPLSATPSPAGSLQDEDMDDFKKSVLVDSPMSLSSSSGLLNMSHHPAPPSSISPATARRGGGKPAALASASVMAGPKKGRKKKDPNEPQKPVSAYALFFRDTQAAIKGQNPNASFGEVSKIVASMWDSLAEEQKQVYKRKTEAAKREYLKALAAYRANQLSQPATEEMETAPSPPSPVVNSTPAPLPSAGHQVARVASSNMEENTITNICASNIILDVPEVTTRSRTGANKASTPAASVAPTQTITKIIIPKHILQGGGQVVTVLPGGVHALQPTLVVSGASRQPPPLQQMQNAPPPPRLQQMAPAPPPLQAKPREGTPGHPVSITATPPPPLQIKIVPAPIQGKEALPIIVPSTAAGSSAATTSAQAAPVVSVLQVEDSAETSGNPDDDDVTEVLPSEEEEMEVSESRDAAAVKTVCVRAGCNNPAVESEDWDKEYCSNECVATHCRDVFKAWCSIRNQNMGTVK
- the tox4a gene encoding epidermal Langerhans cell protein LCP1-like isoform X1 gives rise to the protein MDLNFYSELSDGCTQNVDSEFLDHQAYGGYSQGNKFSEGNDGYLTISGAGHPFLSSEQTFHTPSLGDEVFEIPPISLDPDPSLGISDAVAHFELTDGSEGTGGHSGSRSLVSNLVVEANDPSFASTFVNSGSQGLEQQNLGAMGQSGGGALLSSSALELGSSSGSHFSSSSPMTIDVQLCGIGHGLLGGHLTTINQSELSLGLGGENIGHPSEAPKQPLSATPSPAGSLQDEDMDDFKKSVLVDSPMSLSSSSGLLNMSHHPAPPSSISPATARRGGGKPAALASASVMAGPKKGRKKKDPNEPQKPVSAYALFFRDTQAAIKGQNPNASFGEVSKIVASMWDSLAEEQKQVYKRKTEAAKREYLKALAAYRANQLSQPATEEMETAPSPPSPVVNSTPAPLPSAGHQVARVASSNMEENTITNICASNIILDVPEVTTRSRTGANKASTPAASVAPTQTITKIIIPKHILQGGGQVVTVLPGGVHALQPTLVVSGASRQPPPLQQMQNAPPPPRLQQMAPAPPPLQAKPREGTPGHPVSITATPPPPLQIKIVPAPIQGKEALPIIVPSTAAGSSAATTSAQAAPVVSVLQVEDSAETSGNPDDDDVTEVLPSEEEEMEVSESRDAAAVKTVCVRAGCNNPAVESEDWDKEYCSNECVATHCRDVFKAWCSIRNQNMGTVK